The following coding sequences lie in one Phalacrocorax aristotelis chromosome 2, bGulAri2.1, whole genome shotgun sequence genomic window:
- the DYNC1LI1 gene encoding cytoplasmic dynein 1 light intermediate chain 1, translating to MAAAAGRAGSFGSSSSGLGSAAGFSSSSAAAATTNNNAELRANGDEDDGQNLWSCILSEVSTRSRSKLPSGKNVLLLGEDGAGKTSLIGKIQGIEEYKKGRGMEYLYLNVHDEDRDDQTRCNVWILDGDLYHKGLLKFAMEASSLKDTLIMLVVDMSRPWTALDSLQKWASVVREHIDKLKIPPEEMKEMEQKLVRDFQEYIEPGEDFPASPQRRNTSLQEDKDDSVILPLGADTLTCNLGIPVVVVCTKCDAISVLEKEHDYRDEHFDFIQSHIRRFCLQYGAALIYTSVKENKNIDLVYKYIVQKLYGFPFNVPAVVVEKDAVFIPAGWDNDKKIGILHENFQTLKAEDSFEDIITKPPVRKFVHEKEIVAEDDQVFLMKQQSQLAKQPPTAAGRPVDASPRVPGGSPRTPNRSVTSNVASVTPIPTGSKKIDPNMKAGATSEGVLANFFNSLLSKKTGSPGGPGGVGGSPGGGGTGGAGGNLPPSAKKSGQKPVLTDVQAELDRISRKPEMVSPTSPTSPTEGEAS from the exons atggcggcggcggcggggagagcCGGTTCCTTTGGCTCCTCTTCGTCCGGTCTCGGTTCGGCtgctggtttttcttcttcatccgCCGCTGCGGCCACGACCAACAACAACGCGGAGCTGCGGGCGAACGGCGATGAGGACGATGGGCAGAACCTCTG GTCCTGCATCCTCAGTGAGGTGTCCACGCGATCCCGCTCTAAGCTACCTTCGGGGAAGAACGTCCTCCTGCTGG GTGAAGATGGAGCAGGTAAAACTAGCTTAATAGGAAAAATTCAAGGAATAGAAGAatacaaaaaaggaagaggaatggagtatttgtatttaaatgtgcATGATGAAGATCGAGATG acCAAACAAGATGTAATGTATGGATTTTGGATGGTGACCTGTATCACAAAGGTCTTCTTAAATTTGCGATGGAGGCAAGCTCTCTAAAGGACACTCTAATTATGTTGGTAGTAGACATGTCTAGGCCTTGGACTGCACTGGATTCTTTACAAAAATGGGCAAGTGTTGTAAGAGAACATATTGACAAGTTAAAGATTCCtcctgaagaaatgaaagaaatggaacaAAAGT tgGTAAGAGACTTCCAGGAGTATATAGAACCAGGCGAGGATTTTCCAGCTTCtccacagagaagaaatactTCATTACAGGAAGACAAAGATGACAGTGTGATTTTACCCCTGGGTGCAGATACACTAACATGTAACTTAGGCATTCCAGTAGTAGTAGTTTGTACAAAG TGTGATGCCATCAGTGTTCTGGAAAAAGAGCATGACTACAGAGATGAACACTTCGACTTCATTCAGTCACATATCAGACGGTTTTGCTTACAAT ATGGGGCAGCACTTATTTACACTTcagtaaaggagaacaaaaacATTGATTTAGTGTATAAATATATAGTCCAGAAGTTGTATGGATTTCCTTTCAATGTTCCAGCTGTTGTTGTGGAAAAAGATGCAGTATTTAT TCCTGCAGGATGGGATAATGACAAGAAGATAGGAATATTGCACGAGAATTTTCAGACACTAAAAGCAGAAGACAGTTTTGAAGATATCATAACAAAACCACCAGTCAGAAAG tttgttcatgaaaaagaaattgtagcAGAAGATGACCAAGTGTTTCTTATGAAGCAGCAG TCACAGTTGGCGAAACAACCACCTACTGCTGCAGGAAGGCCAGTG GATGCCTCTCCAAGAGTTCCTGGAGGATCTCCTAGGACACCAAATAGATCTGTAACGTCAAATGTTGCCAGTGTTACACCCATCCCTACTGGGTCAAAAAAAATTGATCCCAATATGAAAG CTGGAGCTACTAGTGAAGGAGTCCTGGCTAACTTCTTCAATAGTCTCCTGAGCAAGAAAACTGGTTCCCCTGGTGGCCCTGGTGGTGTTGGTGGCAGCCCAGGAGGGGGTGGCACTGGAGGTGCTGGTGGCAACTTACCACCATCGGCAAAAAAATCAG GTCAGAAGCCAGTTTTAACAGATGTTCAGGCAGAATTGGACAGAATTTCACGAAAACCTGAAATGGTCTCTCCTACATCACCTACATCTCCCACAGAAGGTGAAGCATCTTGA